The Amycolatopsis methanolica 239 nucleotide sequence CACCTCGAAAGCGATCTACCTGATCCGCTCGGTGCCCGGCAGCACGTCGTTCACGCTGCGGCTGGCGAAGTGGACGGTCACCGGCTCGCCCGACCCGACCGGCATCACCGGCGAGCAGACGCTGATCGACATGCCCGGCGGCTCCGATGTGCACGGTATGACCGGTCTAATCGCGGCCGACGACGGCACGCTGTGGGTCTCCATCGGCGACAACTCCGACTACACGCGCGTCGACGAGAACGCGCTGAAGACCCTGGACGTCAACGCCCTCAACGGCAAGGTCCTGCACATCAACGCCAACGGCAGCGGTGTGCCGACCAACCCGTACTACGACGCGGCCAACCCCACGGCGACCCACAGCAAGGTGTTCGCGAGCGGCTTCCGCAGCCCCTTCCGGTTCACGCTCGACCCCAGCAGCGGCCAGCCCGTCGTCGGTGACGTCGGCTGGAACGAGTGGGAGGAGCTCGACCTGGTGCAGCCGGGCCGTAACTACGCCTGGCCGTGCTGGGAGGGCAACCACCGCACCCCCGGCTACGCCGACCTGCCCGGCTGCGCGTCGGTGACCAACAGCGCGCCGCTGTGGGAGTACCACCACGGCGACGCCTCCAACCAGGGCAACAGCATCACCGCCGGCCTCGTCTACACCGGATCCAGCTACCCGGCCGAGTACCAGGGCGCGTTCTTCTTCGGCGACTACGTCGGCAAGAAGCTGTGGACCGCGCGCTGGAACACCGCGGGCACCCTCACCCAGGCGCCGCAGGACCCGCCGCTGGCCACCGACATCGGCGGTCCGGTGAAGTTCGCCGCGGCCCCCAACGGCGACGTCGTCTACGCCGACATCTACACGGGCAAGCTGCGCCGCCTGAGCTACGTCACCGGCAACACGACCCCGGTGGCGAAGGCGACCACCACCAGCGACCCGGCGACCCGCACCGTCACGTTCGACGCGTCCGAGTCGACCGACTACGACGGTGACACGCTCACCTACACGTGGGACTTCGGCGACGGCACCACCGGCACCGGCGTGACCACCACGCACGCCTACAGCTCCGACGGCCCGTTCACCGCGACGCTGACCGTGCGCGACCCGCTCAACAAGGCCGGGACCACGTCCTTCACCGTCGCGCCCGCCAACCACACGCCGGTGATCACGCTGACCGAGCCGTCCGCGCAGGACTTCGCGATAGGCGAGCCGGTTTCGCTGGCCGCGACCGCGACCGACACCGAGGACGGCGACCTGCAGGTCAACTGGACCTCCATCGTGCTGCACTGCCCGGAGGAGGAGACCTGCCACTCGCACCCCGGCGTGGGCGCCAGCGGCTCGACCTTCAGCGTCCCGTTCACCGACCACCCGGACTCCCGGATGGTCCTGACGGCGACGACCACCGACAGCGCGGGCGTGTCCACCAGCACCA carries:
- a CDS encoding PQQ-dependent sugar dehydrogenase — translated: MGLVTAISAPQAAAAPPPGFVLLDQPTGQNAYDLTDFAYLPDGSYLSTGKSGKLNWTSADGATTRTLRSLSVRNQGDLGLVSVAVAPDYATSKAIYLIRSVPGSTSFTLRLAKWTVTGSPDPTGITGEQTLIDMPGGSDVHGMTGLIAADDGTLWVSIGDNSDYTRVDENALKTLDVNALNGKVLHINANGSGVPTNPYYDAANPTATHSKVFASGFRSPFRFTLDPSSGQPVVGDVGWNEWEELDLVQPGRNYAWPCWEGNHRTPGYADLPGCASVTNSAPLWEYHHGDASNQGNSITAGLVYTGSSYPAEYQGAFFFGDYVGKKLWTARWNTAGTLTQAPQDPPLATDIGGPVKFAAAPNGDVVYADIYTGKLRRLSYVTGNTTPVAKATTTSDPATRTVTFDASESTDYDGDTLTYTWDFGDGTTGTGVTTTHAYSSDGPFTATLTVRDPLNKAGTTSFTVAPANHTPVITLTEPSAQDFAIGEPVSLAATATDTEDGDLQVNWTSIVLHCPEEETCHSHPGVGASGSTFSVPFTDHPDSRMVLTATTTDSAGVSTSTSYTAWPRQHRLTLKSNVPASLQIPSEGNVNTALVTEGVTLDVVAAETASDGASKFAAWEDGSTSRTRTLTVTSDLTLTATYATAIDQRYNSDAAVRTLLGAPTAPEVQDGNVNYRAYQNGRMYWSAQTGVHEVHGAILGKYLELGGHTRFGAPTTDELTTPDGVGRYNHYIGTPGSLTASIYFSPNTGTHAIWGVIREKWAEKGWEAGPLGYPTTDELVTPDGIGRYNHFSKDGSIYWTPANGAHSIWGLIRQVWQQTGWEAGPMGYPATDELITPDGIGRYNHFDKGASIYFSPSTGAHEIYGAIRARWSALGWETSYLGYPTTGEFAADGGRRNNFQRGYIQWYPNGTVIDRQY